One Heyndrickxia oleronia genomic window, AATGTATCAACTTCCTTTCCGTTTATTTATTTCGGAACAAAACGCTCACCTCTTACGGAAGAAAATGCACTGAAAGATTTATTGGAAAAAGGGATCAAACACAAGCATACAAAGGTTGTCGGATTGATGGGGTATGAAGCACAAATCGCTGGAGTTGGAGACAAACCTCATGAAAAATGGAAAAGGGGCATCATTCCATTACTAAAAAGATCCTCAAGAGCCAATATTTCAATATGGAGAAAAAAAGCAGTGGAAATAATAGAATCATATGTTGGAAAATTAAAGTTTGTTAATGGAGGGGGATCTGGAAGTTTACTCTGGACAGTAGAACAGAAGGAAGTAACAGAAATCACAGTCGGTTCGGCCTTTTACTTTCCTGCGTTGTTTGACCAACATACATCATTGCCACTGAAACCGGCTGCAGGTTTTGGTCTTCGTGTTACAAGAAAACCAGAAGAGGGAGTTATCGTTTGTCACGGTGGGGGATATACAGCATCGGGTGCATTGAGCAAGGATAAATTGCCAAAAGTATATTTACCAGAAGGGTTGGAATTTCTTCAAAATGAAGGACCAGGTGAAGTACAAACACCATTAAAAGCAACTGGTTTTATCCCTAAAATAGGAGATACGGTTTATTTCCGACATTCAAAAGCTGGAGAATTATGTGAGCGCTTTCAAGAACTTATTGTTTGTCGAGATGATAAATTAGATGGGAAATTTCGAACATATCGGGGTGAAGGGGAATGCTTTCTTTAAAAACGTTGCAATCAAAGAAGCGATGGTCAAATTGGGCTGAAACTGCTAAAGGTCATTTTGAAGAATTTTTTACACCGGGAAATGTCGATGAAGTACAAACGATTGTTGCTAGTGCTTATAAAAGAAAAAAACGGATTCGAGTAATTGGGGCAAGTCATTCTTTTAGTTCGATCGCTTTACCTGAGGAGATATGTTTGAGCTTAAATGAAATGCGGGGATTAGATGCGATTGATGTAGAAAAAGGGGAAGCAACATTTTGGGCAGGAACTTATTTATATGAGATCGGTCCGTTGCTTAAAGAACAGGGATTTGCTTTGGAAAATATGGGAGATATTCAAGAACAAACGATTGCTGGAGCAATTTCTACAGGGACACATGGAACGGGGATAACGTTAGGCTCTCTTTCCAGTCAAGTTGTAAAATGGGAATGGATTGATGGAACAGGCGCATATCATTCACATCGACGGGAAAGTACAGAGGATCCACTAGCCAATTCTTTACATGTATCCTTAGGATTATTAGGGATTCTTGTTCGAGTCACATTAAAGGTTCTTCCATTATACAGTTTAAAGGTAACTACTTTTCGTGCATCAATTGAAGAAGGAATGACTAATTGGAAGAAGGATTTAACCCTTTTTCGTCATTTAGAGTGGTTTTGGTTTCCTGGAACGGATCTAATCCAAGTCAAACAAATGGAGCTTATTCCACCCGAACCACAGAAGAAATGGGAAAAAACGAAATCGACTATTAGTAAGAATGTTATTGAAAATCAAGCCTTCTATTTACTTTCAGAAATATGCCGACATAATCCTAAACGAACCCAATGGGCAAGTAGGCTTTCTGCAAAAACC contains:
- a CDS encoding alanine racemase gives rise to the protein MSLYSQYEKAFSNIARPFAFLDLNHLDENILFVKEHLGDKHIRIATKSIRSVEVLNYIAQSFPTSSGWMTFSAKEILFLAKKGFDYFLMGYPILEREDVEQLIPYIREGKEIVWMVDSIETWEWLQKIGEENDIILLICLDINVSTSFPFIYFGTKRSPLTEENALKDLLEKGIKHKHTKVVGLMGYEAQIAGVGDKPHEKWKRGIIPLLKRSSRANISIWRKKAVEIIESYVGKLKFVNGGGSGSLLWTVEQKEVTEITVGSAFYFPALFDQHTSLPLKPAAGFGLRVTRKPEEGVIVCHGGGYTASGALSKDKLPKVYLPEGLEFLQNEGPGEVQTPLKATGFIPKIGDTVYFRHSKAGELCERFQELIVCRDDKLDGKFRTYRGEGECFL
- a CDS encoding D-arabinono-1,4-lactone oxidase — its product is MLSLKTLQSKKRWSNWAETAKGHFEEFFTPGNVDEVQTIVASAYKRKKRIRVIGASHSFSSIALPEEICLSLNEMRGLDAIDVEKGEATFWAGTYLYEIGPLLKEQGFALENMGDIQEQTIAGAISTGTHGTGITLGSLSSQVVKWEWIDGTGAYHSHRRESTEDPLANSLHVSLGLLGILVRVTLKVLPLYSLKVTTFRASIEEGMTNWKKDLTLFRHLEWFWFPGTDLIQVKQMELIPPEPQKKWEKTKSTISKNVIENQAFYLLSEICRHNPKRTQWASRLSAKTIPNRVETGYGYELFATPRKVKFYESEIAIPIDQFLVCLEELKKGLEENPFFVHFPIEIRFVKGESGYLNPNYQQDSAFLAFHMYKGMPYEAYFRWVWNVMEKYNGRPHWGKMNNLTKESVKKNYPEWTTFLEKRETYDPTGIYLNKYFRALI